AAGTTCTTCTGACGCTACGAGGAAGAACCTCCTTAGTTGTTCACTGTTCGCTATTAGTTATTCACTATACAATGTTTTTCTATCAACTCTACTATATTATCTATGCCATTTTTAAAGGAGCTTTTTTTCATATTATTTATATATTTTTCTCTGTTTTCATAAAGATAGTTTAGTTTTTTTAAAAAAATCTCATTGGTTATTTCTTCTTCTTCTAAAACTAAGCTGTATCCATTTTTCTCAAAGGATCTGGCATTTAATATTTGGTCCCCTCTACTTGCCTTTTTTGATAATGGAATTAATAAATTGGGTTTTGCTAGTGCCAAGAGCTCAAAAATAGCATTGGCTCCTGCTCTTGATATTACTATGCTTGAAGCCTTCATTAAATGTGGCAATTCTTCTTTTACATATTCAAATTGAGAATATCCTTCTTTATTTTTCAATGTTTTTTCTATATTGCCTTTTCCGCAAATATGGATTATGTTAAATTTTTTTAATAATTCTTCTATGTTTTCTCTTATTAAATTATTTAAAACTTTAGAACCTAAGCTTCCTCCTATTAGTAGTACTATGGGCTTATTATCTTTAAAGCCGCAAATTTTTTTCCCTTTTTCTTTGTCACCTAAAAAAAGTTCTTCTCTTATGGGTGTTCCAGTTAAAACACCTTTATCTCCTTTTATATGTTTTAGTGTTTCTGGGAAAGTAACACATACTTTGTTACAATAGGGTGTTGATATTTTATTAGCAAGCCCTGGTGTCATATCAGATTCGTGGGATATGACAGGCACTCTATTTAAATATGCTCCAATAACCACAGGTACTGCCACAAATCCTCCCTTTGAAAAAACTACATTAGGTTTTTCTTTTTTTATTATTTTTCTAGCTTCCATTATTCCCTTTAAAACTTTAAATGGATCTGTGAAATTTTTTAAATCAAAATATCTTCTTAGTTTTCCGCTAGAGATTCCGTAATATTTTATTCCTTCTTTTTCTATTAAACTTTTTTCTATTCCATCTTTTGTTCCTATATATCCTATTTCATATCCTAATTTTTTTAATTTTGGAATCAATGATATATTTGGAGTAACGTGACCTGCCGTTCCTCCACCTGTTAATATAATCTTTTTTTTCAAGTTTACCAACCACCCTTTATTATAAAATTAAAAAATCCATTTTCTATTATTTTATGTTTTAATTAACTGATCTGCCTCTGAAAGACTAATATATTAATTTACTTTCCGGGCAATATAATAATACAACAGAAAAAGGAGGTAATATAAATGGCAAGAAGTAATAGAATTTTAGTTCCTGAAGCTAGGCAAGGATTAAATCAATTTAAAATGGAAGCTGCAAGAGAATTAGGAGTAAACTTAACAGAAGGTTACAATGGAAACCTTACTTCTAGGGAAAATGGTTCCGTAGGAGGACATATGGTTAAGAAAATGGTTGAAAAATATCAAAGAGATTTATCTTCTAAATAAAATATAAATATATATAAATATAATGGTATAATACCACTTCTGTGGTATTATACTTTTTTTAACTACTAAATCTATAATCTATTATTCTCATTTGAGGATTTACATATCCATTGTATTCATTTATAGTAGGGCAAAATATAAAATCCATTCTTATATCTTTAGGATTATTCATTACAAATCTATAATTCTCTCCATAATTTTTCTTTAGCATTTCCTCAAATTCATTTCCTCTTCCAAAACATATACCTTCCATTTTTCTTATATTATCAATCTTTATAATAAATTTCAAAGTATTTCTATCTTTACCTAGCAAAAGTATTTTATCTATTTCTAATTTTTTTTCTGCAAAAATCGGTGATGAATTTCCCTTGCCAAAGGGTTCTAATATACTGAGCTTATTTATAAAATCTATAGAAACATTGTTAGGACTTAATTTTTCATCAATAGTTATTTTAGGAATTATATCTTCTTCTGTTAAATTACACTGATTATTTAATTTTTCTCTAAATTTATCTATATTTTCTTCTTTTATAGAAAGCCCTGCTGCCATAGGATGTCCTCCAAAGCTTTCTAAAATATCTTTACATTTTATTAATTCTTCAAACATATTATATTCTTCTATAGACCTTCCTGACCCCTTTGCTTTTTCCTTGCCTTTAGTAAGAATTATAGTAGGCAAATTGTATTCTTCTCTTATTTTGCCCGCCACAATTCCTGCAATACTTTCATGTATATTTTTATTATATACTACAATTATTTTATCATTTTTTATAGAACTATTTTCTATTATTTCTCTTACACTTTCTACACCTTCACTGGTTAATTTTTGTCTTTCTTGATTTAATTCATGAAGTGTTTTAGCTAATTCTAATGCTTTACTATCCTGCTCTGCTAATAAAAGTTCCACAGATAATTTTGCTGTTTCCAATCTTCCTGTAGCATTTATGCAAGGACCAATAACAAAACCTATATGATAAGAGTTTAAATTTTTTTCATTTATTCCTGTTTCCTTTATTAAATATTTTAGTCCTATATTATTTGTATCTCTTAAAAGTTCTATACCATTTTTAACTAATATTCTATTTTCATCTATTAAATCCACTACATCACAAACTGTACCTATGGCTGCATATTGTAGTAATTCATAAAGTTCTTTAGAGCTTATTCCCATAACTGAATAAAGAGCTTGAATAAATTTAAAGGCTATACCTGCTCCACACAATAATTTAAAAGGATAGGTACAGTCTTGTCTTTTTGGATTTATTGTGGCATCTGATTTTGGCAGTATATACTCTCTTTTTTCATCTTTCTCAACAAAACCTAGTTCATGGTGATCAGTTATAACCACCTCTATACCAAGTTCCTTTGCAAATTCTATTTCATCTATGGCACTTATACCATTGTCACAACTCAGTATTACCTCTACACCTTCATTTTTCAGCTTTTCTATTCTATCTTTATTCATACCATACCCTTCATTTTCTCTATCTGGAATATGATATATAAAATTTGCTCCACATCTTTTTAATCCTTTATATAAAATAACGGTACTGGTAACCCCATCAGCATCATAATCTCCATATATTGCTATTTTTTTATTTTTCTC
This window of the Clostridium cochlearium genome carries:
- a CDS encoding undecaprenyldiphospho-muramoylpentapeptide beta-N-acetylglucosaminyltransferase gives rise to the protein MKKKIILTGGGTAGHVTPNISLIPKLKKLGYEIGYIGTKDGIEKSLIEKEGIKYYGISSGKLRRYFDLKNFTDPFKVLKGIMEARKIIKKEKPNVVFSKGGFVAVPVVIGAYLNRVPVISHESDMTPGLANKISTPYCNKVCVTFPETLKHIKGDKGVLTGTPIREELFLGDKEKGKKICGFKDNKPIVLLIGGSLGSKVLNNLIRENIEELLKKFNIIHICGKGNIEKTLKNKEGYSQFEYVKEELPHLMKASSIVISRAGANAIFELLALAKPNLLIPLSKKASRGDQILNARSFEKNGYSLVLEEEEITNEIFLKKLNYLYENREKYINNMKKSSFKNGIDNIVELIEKHCIVNN
- a CDS encoding alpha/beta-type small acid-soluble spore protein; translation: MARSNRILVPEARQGLNQFKMEAARELGVNLTEGYNGNLTSRENGSVGGHMVKKMVEKYQRDLSSK
- the recJ gene encoding single-stranded-DNA-specific exonuclease RecJ produces the protein MKKRWMIKCSNVNIKRLSKVTGINEAIVKVLVNRGIKTAYDINRFINASLEDLYDPFLMKDMDKGIELIKNAIEKNKKIAIYGDYDADGVTSTVILYKGLKRCGANFIYHIPDRENEGYGMNKDRIEKLKNEGVEVILSCDNGISAIDEIEFAKELGIEVVITDHHELGFVEKDEKREYILPKSDATINPKRQDCTYPFKLLCGAGIAFKFIQALYSVMGISSKELYELLQYAAIGTVCDVVDLIDENRILVKNGIELLRDTNNIGLKYLIKETGINEKNLNSYHIGFVIGPCINATGRLETAKLSVELLLAEQDSKALELAKTLHELNQERQKLTSEGVESVREIIENSSIKNDKIIVVYNKNIHESIAGIVAGKIREEYNLPTIILTKGKEKAKGSGRSIEEYNMFEELIKCKDILESFGGHPMAAGLSIKEENIDKFREKLNNQCNLTEEDIIPKITIDEKLSPNNVSIDFINKLSILEPFGKGNSSPIFAEKKLEIDKILLLGKDRNTLKFIIKIDNIRKMEGICFGRGNEFEEMLKKNYGENYRFVMNNPKDIRMDFIFCPTINEYNGYVNPQMRIIDYRFSS